Proteins from a single region of Halorubrum sp. 2020YC2:
- a CDS encoding FAD-dependent oxidoreductase, with protein sequence MVEQRTDDGQPAAYRREDVSVLVVGAGAAGARTAIELAERGVDDVLVLGKRGHGDAHTTWARGGINGALGTHDPADSPAIHAADTLNEGHLINDPAKVETVTEQMPERLRELDEWGMEYSRTDDGEIDQRFFGAQSFRRTAFAGDHTGESLLNALVDRAQELSVPYRENVMITKLVSDGDATYGAVGFDMDDGEFVLFNAGTVVLAAGGHAAIYNRHTSRDDENNGDGAALAYDAGASLMDMEFMQFHPTGMAVDESDPEWAPWSGRLVTEAVRGEGGRLFNSEGERFMERYSPDQMELDARDVVARAIAQEVAEGRGTENGGVYLDISHRDADFIEERLPRMYERFDDLGVDMAEEPVEVAPTSHYGMGGVAVDDGGETDVDGLFAIGETMAGVHGANRLGGNSLAETVAYGVVAGERIADRVDGPGEVPDSLREDLVEPHLDDLRAMADNDGAHDVDHVLADLRELMWDHAGILRDESSLREGLDRLAAVRDRAADMRVGPVTSESFELAVDVGFTLVAAEAVLRGALEREESRGAHYRTDHPDTDPDWRRNVYFDAADVGGMTLRTEPVDDPSEAVQAALDEGHELDYHQLE encoded by the coding sequence GGGGACGCCCACACCACCTGGGCCCGCGGCGGCATCAACGGGGCCCTCGGCACGCACGACCCGGCGGACTCGCCGGCGATCCACGCGGCGGACACCCTCAACGAGGGGCACCTGATCAACGACCCGGCGAAGGTCGAGACCGTGACCGAGCAGATGCCGGAGCGTCTCCGCGAACTCGACGAGTGGGGAATGGAGTACTCCCGGACCGACGACGGCGAGATAGACCAGCGCTTCTTCGGCGCGCAGTCGTTCCGCCGGACCGCCTTCGCGGGCGACCACACGGGCGAGTCGCTTTTGAACGCCCTCGTGGACCGCGCACAGGAGCTGTCGGTCCCCTACCGCGAGAACGTGATGATCACGAAGCTGGTCTCCGACGGCGACGCGACGTACGGCGCCGTCGGCTTCGACATGGACGACGGCGAGTTCGTCCTGTTCAACGCCGGCACCGTCGTCCTCGCGGCCGGCGGCCACGCGGCCATCTACAACCGGCACACCTCCCGCGACGACGAGAACAACGGCGACGGGGCGGCGCTGGCGTACGACGCCGGCGCGTCGCTGATGGACATGGAGTTCATGCAGTTCCACCCGACTGGGATGGCCGTCGACGAGAGCGACCCCGAGTGGGCGCCGTGGAGCGGTCGCCTCGTGACCGAGGCGGTCCGCGGCGAGGGCGGCCGGCTGTTCAACAGCGAGGGCGAGCGCTTCATGGAGCGCTACTCCCCCGACCAGATGGAGCTCGACGCCCGCGACGTGGTCGCCCGAGCGATCGCACAGGAGGTCGCCGAGGGGCGCGGCACGGAGAACGGCGGCGTCTACCTCGACATCTCCCACCGCGACGCCGACTTCATCGAGGAGCGGCTCCCCCGGATGTACGAGCGGTTCGACGACCTCGGCGTGGACATGGCCGAAGAGCCCGTCGAGGTGGCGCCGACCTCCCACTACGGGATGGGCGGCGTCGCCGTCGACGACGGCGGGGAGACCGACGTGGACGGGCTCTTCGCGATCGGTGAGACGATGGCCGGCGTCCACGGCGCGAACCGACTCGGCGGCAACTCGCTGGCAGAGACCGTCGCGTACGGCGTCGTCGCCGGCGAGCGGATCGCCGACCGCGTCGACGGCCCGGGCGAGGTGCCCGACTCGCTCCGCGAGGACCTCGTCGAGCCGCACCTCGACGACCTGCGCGCGATGGCGGACAACGACGGCGCCCACGACGTGGACCACGTGCTCGCCGACCTCCGCGAACTGATGTGGGACCACGCGGGCATCCTCCGCGACGAGTCGTCGCTCCGGGAGGGCCTCGACCGGCTCGCCGCCGTCCGCGACCGCGCCGCCGACATGCGCGTCGGCCCGGTCACGAGCGAGTCGTTCGAACTCGCGGTCGACGTCGGCTTCACCCTCGTCGCCGCCGAGGCGGTGCTCCGCGGCGCGCTCGAACGCGAGGAGTCGCGCGGCGCCCACTACCGCACCGACCACCCCGACACGGACCCCGACTGGCGGCGGAACGTCTACTTCGACGCGGCCGACGTGGGCGGCATGACGCTCCGGACCGAGCCGGTCGACGACCCGAGCGAGGCCGTTCAGGCGGCGCTCGACGAGGGCCACGAGCTGGACTACCACCAGCTGGAGTGA
- a CDS encoding lycopene cyclase domain-containing protein — protein MLPTLTYLQFHLVFSLPVLGLLWYLAPRYDAVRQRRATAGIAILVAIAYLYTTPWISYMIRQGAWWYADGAVLVRALSIPLGEYLFFTIQTVVTAFALHRIGFDPTFRDGDFDRRPRVAGVVAGVAMVGGGLWLVTLGPSFLYLGGLIAWVGPVVALQWAVGGGYLVRTPRTWLAATLLPAAYFWVADRIAIGMGTWQLSTEYTTGVAVFGLPIEEMLFFAAAGVMTVNGLVLFEWVLDWNDRRGAVAEAAAPEEAERDVPGPEPPADPDPDVVDD, from the coding sequence ATGCTGCCGACGCTGACGTATCTCCAGTTCCATCTCGTCTTCAGTCTCCCCGTGTTGGGACTGCTGTGGTACCTCGCGCCGCGGTACGACGCCGTCCGGCAGCGGCGCGCGACGGCCGGGATCGCGATCCTCGTCGCCATCGCGTACCTCTACACGACGCCGTGGATCAGCTACATGATCCGGCAGGGGGCGTGGTGGTACGCCGACGGCGCGGTGCTCGTCCGGGCGCTGTCGATCCCGCTCGGCGAGTACCTCTTCTTCACCATCCAGACCGTCGTCACCGCGTTCGCGCTCCACCGGATCGGGTTCGACCCGACGTTCCGCGACGGCGACTTCGACCGGAGGCCGCGGGTCGCCGGGGTCGTCGCGGGCGTCGCGATGGTCGGCGGCGGGCTCTGGCTCGTGACCCTCGGTCCCTCGTTCCTCTACCTCGGCGGGCTGATCGCGTGGGTCGGCCCGGTCGTCGCGCTCCAGTGGGCGGTCGGCGGGGGGTACCTCGTCCGGACGCCGCGGACCTGGCTCGCGGCGACGCTGCTCCCCGCCGCGTACTTCTGGGTCGCGGACCGGATCGCGATCGGGATGGGGACGTGGCAGCTCTCGACCGAGTACACGACGGGAGTCGCCGTGTTCGGCCTGCCGATAGAGGAGATGCTGTTCTTCGCAGCCGCCGGAGTGATGACCGTCAACGGACTCGTCCTCTTCGAGTGGGTGCTCGACTGGAACGACCGCCGGGGCGCGGTCGCGGAGGCGGCCGCGCCGGAGGAGGCCGAGCGCGACGTCCCCGGCCCGGAGCCGCCGGCCGACCCGGACCCCGACGTGGTCGATGACTGA
- a CDS encoding N-acetyltransferase yields the protein MDDIAIRDPRPGDAEPLEALITSHFSEGSSYGVDLGLDDPTYRVLVAVEAESDGDDGDRDDEILGVMALREFEAPAAVADEMYFFDDPDLLPPATLYGHLEMGYVRGDATGRGIGSRLLERLHAVGADRGVDLFVADSWYHGGDDSPEKLFDGRGYETVHRDPIERSVDECPKCEGECVCEGALAVRRVGRDERDAEAIQP from the coding sequence ATGGACGATATCGCGATCCGCGACCCGCGGCCGGGGGACGCCGAGCCGCTGGAGGCGCTCATCACCTCGCACTTCTCCGAGGGGAGCTCCTACGGCGTCGACCTCGGACTGGACGACCCGACGTACCGCGTGTTGGTCGCGGTGGAAGCCGAGAGCGACGGCGACGACGGCGACCGCGACGACGAAATTCTCGGCGTGATGGCGCTCCGCGAGTTCGAGGCCCCGGCCGCCGTTGCCGACGAGATGTACTTCTTCGACGACCCCGACCTGCTCCCGCCGGCGACGCTGTACGGCCACCTCGAGATGGGGTACGTCAGGGGGGACGCGACCGGCCGGGGGATCGGGAGCCGGCTGCTCGAACGCCTCCACGCGGTCGGCGCGGACCGCGGCGTCGACCTGTTCGTCGCGGACTCGTGGTACCACGGCGGCGACGACTCGCCGGAGAAGCTGTTCGACGGCCGCGGCTACGAGACGGTCCACCGCGATCCGATCGAGCGCTCGGTCGACGAGTGTCCGAAGTGCGAAGGGGAGTGCGTCTGTGAGGGGGCGCTCGCGGTGCGGCGGGTCGGGCGCGACGAGCGCGACGCGGAGGCGATCCAGCCGTGA
- a CDS encoding Brp/Blh family beta-carotene 15,15'-dioxygenase yields the protein MTEASAGATEARERGSAAAAADGRAEAGDAASERVDRWFARRPALALAALLPIGAVTPLFPVEVGVATFALGTLVVGMAHGAVDHLVPLRGAPDVSLGRSIAVVSVVYAVLGGAVVAAFFAAPVAAFAGFIALTWLHWGQGDVATLAVAGVDHLPSAAERWLALVVRGGLPMGVPLIAHPEEYRLVAEWIVGLFLVDPGAAATAVDPLFAPAVRVGVGVGMAAATLASVALGYRRVRNGRDPGGWRRDAGEVAVLWAWFLLAAPVFAIGVYFALWHALRHVGRLVLVDPEAAGAASAGDAVGALARFGRDAAPLTLGGFLVVAAVGASVPAGVAAPGDLLAVSLVAIAAMTLPHVAVVAWLDRRQGIWRPGAGP from the coding sequence ATGACTGAGGCGTCGGCGGGGGCGACGGAGGCCCGCGAGCGCGGTTCCGCGGCGGCGGCCGCCGACGGGCGGGCGGAGGCGGGCGACGCCGCGAGCGAGCGCGTCGACCGCTGGTTCGCGCGCCGCCCGGCGCTGGCGTTGGCCGCGCTGCTCCCGATCGGCGCCGTCACCCCCCTGTTTCCGGTCGAAGTCGGCGTCGCGACGTTCGCGCTCGGCACCCTGGTCGTCGGGATGGCGCACGGCGCGGTCGACCACCTCGTTCCCCTCCGGGGCGCGCCCGACGTGTCGCTCGGGCGGTCGATCGCGGTCGTCTCGGTCGTCTACGCGGTCCTCGGCGGGGCGGTGGTCGCCGCGTTCTTCGCCGCGCCCGTCGCCGCGTTCGCCGGGTTCATCGCGCTCACGTGGCTCCACTGGGGGCAAGGCGACGTGGCGACGCTCGCGGTCGCCGGCGTCGACCACCTGCCGTCGGCGGCGGAGCGGTGGCTGGCGCTCGTCGTTCGCGGCGGGTTACCGATGGGTGTCCCGCTCATCGCCCACCCCGAGGAGTACCGGCTGGTGGCCGAGTGGATCGTCGGGCTGTTCCTCGTCGACCCGGGCGCGGCCGCGACCGCGGTCGACCCCCTGTTCGCGCCCGCCGTCCGGGTCGGCGTCGGCGTCGGGATGGCGGCCGCGACGCTGGCGTCGGTCGCGCTGGGCTACCGGCGGGTACGGAACGGGAGAGACCCGGGCGGCTGGCGCCGCGACGCCGGCGAGGTCGCGGTGTTGTGGGCGTGGTTCCTGCTCGCGGCGCCGGTGTTCGCGATCGGGGTGTACTTCGCGCTGTGGCACGCGCTCCGCCACGTCGGCCGGCTCGTCCTCGTCGACCCGGAGGCCGCGGGCGCGGCGTCCGCGGGCGACGCCGTCGGCGCGCTCGCGCGCTTCGGCCGCGACGCCGCGCCGCTCACGCTCGGCGGGTTCCTCGTGGTGGCCGCGGTCGGCGCGAGCGTGCCCGCGGGCGTGGCGGCGCCCGGCGACCTGCTGGCCGTGTCGCTCGTCGCCATCGCCGCGATGACGCTCCCGCACGTTGCCGTCGTGGCGTGGCTCGACCGCCGACAGGGTATCTGGCGGCCGGGCGCCGGGCCCTGA